One Clostridium novyi NT genomic window carries:
- the gatB gene encoding Asp-tRNA(Asn)/Glu-tRNA(Gln) amidotransferase subunit GatB, with protein MNYEAIIGLEVHCELLTKTKAFCGCSTEFGAKPNTHVCPICLGLPGALPKLNKKVVEYGMKAGIALNCSINKLCRMDRKNYYYVDCPKNYQITQSEYPLCKDGYIEISLENGEAKKISIERIHIEEDAGKLIHNSQGTFVDFNRAGVPLIEIVSNPDMRNSKEAVEYLIHLRSVLKAIGVSDCKMEEGSLRCDANISVREKGNKEFGVKCEIKNMNSFKALEKALNYEFERQIEVLKNGGKVIQETRRWDEENNKTVVMRSKEDANDYRYFPDGDLVSINISDNWIEEIKESIGELPHEKEKRFIEQYEIPKYDTKIITSSLEMAEFFEEATKISKNAKAVSNWLMGDISRLLNKNNIKIEEIKFSPKDLGEFIKLIDKKIISNSIGKDLIEEMFLTGKSPKDIVEEKGLVQNNNKEEILEIVKKVLHDNPENVTSYKNGKTKLLGYFVGQVMKITKGKANPKIVNEIILKELNM; from the coding sequence ATGAATTATGAAGCAATTATAGGTCTTGAAGTGCATTGCGAATTACTGACAAAAACTAAAGCTTTTTGTGGATGTAGTACAGAATTTGGAGCAAAACCTAATACTCATGTTTGTCCTATATGCTTAGGGCTTCCAGGAGCATTACCCAAGTTAAATAAAAAAGTAGTTGAATATGGAATGAAGGCGGGAATTGCTCTAAACTGCTCTATAAATAAGTTGTGCAGAATGGATAGAAAAAATTATTATTATGTAGATTGTCCTAAAAATTATCAAATTACTCAAAGTGAATATCCGCTATGTAAAGATGGATATATAGAAATTTCTTTAGAAAATGGAGAAGCCAAAAAAATATCAATAGAAAGAATCCACATAGAAGAAGATGCAGGAAAACTTATTCACAATTCACAGGGGACCTTTGTGGATTTTAATAGAGCTGGAGTTCCGCTAATTGAAATAGTATCCAATCCTGATATGAGAAATTCGAAAGAAGCTGTAGAGTATCTTATTCATCTTAGAAGTGTACTTAAAGCCATTGGCGTTTCTGATTGTAAAATGGAGGAAGGTTCTCTAAGATGTGATGCTAATATTTCAGTAAGGGAAAAAGGAAATAAGGAATTTGGAGTTAAATGTGAAATTAAAAATATGAATTCATTTAAGGCATTAGAAAAAGCCCTTAATTATGAATTTGAAAGACAAATAGAGGTATTAAAAAATGGGGGAAAGGTAATCCAAGAAACTAGAAGATGGGATGAGGAAAATAATAAAACTGTAGTTATGAGAAGTAAAGAAGATGCTAATGACTATAGATATTTCCCAGATGGAGATTTAGTTAGTATAAATATTTCAGATAATTGGATTGAAGAAATAAAAGAAAGTATTGGAGAGCTTCCTCATGAAAAAGAAAAAAGATTTATAGAACAATATGAGATTCCAAAATATGATACTAAAATTATAACATCAAGTTTAGAAATGGCAGAGTTTTTTGAAGAAGCAACTAAGATAAGTAAAAATGCAAAGGCGGTATCCAATTGGCTTATGGGAGACATATCAAGACTTTTAAATAAAAATAACATTAAAATAGAAGAAATTAAATTTTCGCCAAAGGATTTAGGAGAATTTATAAAACTTATAGATAAAAAAATAATATCTAATTCCATAGGAAAAGACCTTATAGAAGAAATGTTTCTAACAGGAAAATCACCAAAGGATATAGTAGAAGAAAAGGGATTAGTTCAAAATAATAATAAAGAAGAAATTTTAGAGATAGTAAAAAAGGTTTTACATGATAATCCCGAAAATGTTACTAGTTATAAAAATGGGAAAACTAAGCTTCTTGGATATTTTGTAGGTCAAGTTATGAAAATTACAAAAGGAAAAGCAAATCCTAAGATTGTAAATGAAATTATTCTAAAAGAATTAAATATGTAA
- a CDS encoding AIR synthase family protein: MKTGKLEWKDLKSIINENRGIKREEVRIRSGIGEDCSVVDFGENECVLSTDPITGAISNIGKLAVHINCNDVASSGVEPLGILVTILAPPSSTLEDIKNIMKEISEETKVLNVEILGGHTEVTDAVNKIIVSCTVIGKTKSGKAVSTGGAKESDDIIVTKQLCLEGTSILVNDYCERARKVLTDKEINEAKSYINYISVIKEGKISGEFGVNSMHDITEGGLLGALWEVSEGSGLGFRIYKDKLPITNITQKLCDLFKIDPLKFISSGSMLITCRNGQKLVEKLKGNGIKASLVGKIIKEGKILVENEKEIKIHSVERDELFKI; this comes from the coding sequence ATGAAAACAGGTAAGCTTGAATGGAAAGATTTAAAAAGTATTATAAATGAAAATAGAGGAATAAAAAGAGAAGAAGTTAGGATAAGAAGTGGAATTGGAGAAGATTGTAGTGTGGTTGATTTTGGAGAAAATGAATGCGTACTATCTACAGATCCAATAACAGGAGCTATCTCTAATATAGGAAAATTAGCTGTGCATATAAATTGTAATGATGTAGCATCTAGTGGAGTTGAACCTTTAGGAATATTGGTTACTATATTAGCACCTCCAAGTTCAACTTTAGAAGATATTAAAAATATAATGAAAGAAATTAGTGAAGAAACTAAGGTGTTAAATGTGGAAATATTGGGTGGACATACTGAGGTTACTGATGCTGTAAATAAGATTATAGTATCATGTACTGTAATAGGAAAAACTAAAAGTGGAAAGGCGGTGTCTACTGGAGGTGCAAAGGAAAGTGATGATATAATAGTAACAAAACAACTTTGTCTTGAGGGAACTTCTATTTTAGTCAATGATTATTGTGAAAGAGCAAGAAAAGTTTTAACTGACAAAGAAATTAATGAAGCTAAAAGTTATATAAATTATATAAGTGTTATAAAGGAAGGAAAAATTTCAGGAGAGTTTGGAGTTAATTCTATGCATGACATAACTGAGGGGGGACTTCTAGGAGCATTGTGGGAAGTTTCAGAAGGAAGTGGGTTAGGTTTTAGAATATATAAGGATAAATTACCTATCACCAATATAACTCAAAAGCTATGTGATTTATTTAAGATAGATCCTTTAAAGTTTATATCTTCAGGAAGTATGCTTATAACATGTAGAAATGGACAAAAATTAGTTGAGAAATTAAAAGGAAATGGAATAAAGGCTTCTTTAGTGGGTAAAATCATAAAAGAAGGTAAGATATTAGTTGAAAATGAAAAAGAAATAAAAATTCATTCTGTTGAAAGAGATGAACTTTTTAAAATATAA
- the gatC gene encoding Asp-tRNA(Asn)/Glu-tRNA(Gln) amidotransferase subunit GatC, with product MISREDIKYIARLSKLSFDENEEEKIIEHLNKVLKDIEKINELKTDDVEITVNPYYIENEYREDEIEESLKLKKVLENAPESNKEYIVVPKVIE from the coding sequence ATGATTTCAAGAGAAGATATAAAATATATAGCGAGACTTTCAAAGTTATCCTTTGATGAGAATGAGGAAGAAAAGATAATAGAACATTTAAACAAAGTATTAAAGGATATAGAAAAAATAAATGAATTAAAAACGGATGATGTAGAAATAACAGTTAATCCTTATTATATAGAAAATGAATATAGAGAAGATGAAATAGAAGAATCTCTTAAGTTAAAAAAGGTACTAGAAAATGCTCCAGAATCTAATAAAGAGTATATAGTTGTACCTAAAGTTATAGAGTAA
- the gatA gene encoding Asp-tRNA(Asn)/Glu-tRNA(Gln) amidotransferase subunit GatA, which yields MELFNKTAHELIDMIKSKEVKVEEVVKSYIARTECIDEKIGAYLYLSKESALKEAKLLDEKIQRGEKLKGLWGVPVGIKDNISVSGMQNTCASKILENYISPYDATVISRLKENNGIILGKLNMDEFAMGSSNENSAFKIVRNPWDLERIPGGSSGGSTAAVASREIPLSLGSETGGSVRQPAALCGVVGLKPTYGRISRYGVISFASTLDQVGTIGRDVTDCAILTEVISGFDKRDSTSARVAVPNYKESLKKDLTGIRIGLPKEFFKEDLDESIRKQIEDAIKILEKNGAEIKICSLPLAEYSLSAYYIISTAEASSNLARIDGIRYGRRINTLDKHEDIYIQSRNEGFGEEVKKRIMLGTYVLSKGCYEKYYEKALKVRTLIKEDFKRVLKEVDAIITPTSKVTAFKFGERTKEVLSMYSSDEYTVPASIAGLPAISIPCGFSKGLPVGFQLIGDYFREDILFNIGYSYEQSTDFHKIMAKL from the coding sequence ATGGAGTTATTTAATAAAACAGCCCATGAACTTATAGATATGATTAAAAGTAAAGAGGTAAAGGTAGAAGAAGTTGTTAAAAGTTATATAGCTAGAACAGAGTGTATTGATGAAAAAATAGGAGCTTATTTATATTTATCAAAAGAATCCGCTTTAAAAGAAGCAAAGCTTTTAGATGAAAAAATACAAAGGGGAGAAAAGCTTAAAGGATTATGGGGAGTTCCAGTAGGAATTAAAGATAATATAAGTGTTAGTGGAATGCAAAATACATGTGCTTCTAAAATCCTTGAAAATTATATATCTCCCTATGATGCTACAGTAATATCAAGGTTAAAAGAAAACAATGGAATTATATTAGGAAAATTAAATATGGATGAGTTTGCTATGGGTTCATCCAATGAAAATAGTGCTTTTAAAATTGTTAGAAATCCATGGGACTTAGAAAGAATTCCAGGTGGTTCATCTGGAGGTTCCACAGCAGCGGTGGCATCAAGAGAAATTCCATTATCATTAGGAAGTGAAACAGGAGGATCCGTAAGGCAACCAGCAGCATTATGTGGAGTGGTGGGACTCAAACCAACTTACGGAAGAATATCAAGATATGGAGTTATATCATTTGCATCAACTCTTGATCAAGTAGGAACTATAGGAAGGGATGTTACAGATTGTGCTATTTTAACAGAAGTCATAAGTGGCTTTGATAAAAGAGATAGCACAAGTGCTAGGGTAGCTGTTCCAAATTATAAAGAGAGTTTAAAAAAGGATTTAACAGGCATAAGAATTGGATTGCCCAAAGAGTTTTTTAAAGAAGATTTAGATGAGAGTATTAGAAAGCAAATTGAAGATGCCATAAAAATTTTAGAGAAAAATGGAGCGGAAATAAAAATTTGTTCATTGCCTTTAGCGGAGTATTCTCTTTCAGCATACTATATAATTTCCACGGCGGAGGCTTCATCAAACCTTGCAAGAATAGATGGAATAAGATATGGAAGAAGAATAAATACATTAGACAAACATGAAGATATATATATTCAATCAAGAAATGAAGGATTTGGGGAAGAAGTAAAAAAAAGAATTATGTTAGGGACATATGTATTATCTAAAGGATGTTATGAAAAATATTATGAAAAAGCTTTAAAGGTTAGAACTTTAATAAAGGAAGATTTTAAAAGAGTATTAAAAGAAGTTGATGCTATAATAACTCCAACATCTAAAGTTACAGCATTTAAATTTGGAGAAAGAACAAAAGAAGTTTTATCAATGTATTCTTCAGATGAATATACAGTACCTGCCAGTATTGCTGGACTTCCTGCAATATCAATTCCGTGTGGATTTAGTAAGGGGTTACCTGTTGGATTTCAACTTATAGGAGATTATTTTAGAGAAGATATACTATTTAATATAGGATATAGTTATGAACAATCTACAGATTTTCATAAAATAATGGCTAAATTATAG
- a CDS encoding diaminopimelate dehydrogenase → MNNKIKVGIVGYGNLGKGVELALAQNEDFELEAIFTRRDPSKLNANSKMVHISNIEDYKGKIDVMILCGGSALDLPKQGPKIVEHFNTVDSFDTHARIPKYFKNVDEVAKKSGTIGLISIGWDPGLFSLNRILSEAVLPNGKDYTFWGTGVSQGHSDAIRRVEGVKNGVQYTVPVKNAIERARSGENPELAVSEKHNRVCYVVPEEGADTKKIEEEIKNMPNYFADYDTEVHFVTEDVLKSQHSGMPHGGFVIRTGNTSDGNNQRIEFSLKLSSNPQFTASVIVAYARAVYRLSKEGKKGAHTIFDIPLSYISPKSPEELRAELL, encoded by the coding sequence ATGAATAACAAAATAAAAGTTGGAATAGTGGGCTATGGAAATCTTGGAAAAGGAGTAGAACTTGCATTAGCTCAAAATGAAGATTTTGAGTTAGAAGCTATATTTACAAGAAGAGATCCAAGTAAATTAAATGCAAATTCTAAAATGGTACATATATCAAATATTGAAGACTATAAAGGAAAAATTGATGTTATGATTCTTTGTGGAGGTTCTGCATTAGACCTTCCGAAGCAAGGGCCAAAAATAGTAGAGCATTTTAATACAGTAGATAGTTTTGATACTCATGCAAGAATTCCTAAATATTTTAAAAATGTGGATGAAGTAGCTAAAAAATCAGGAACAATAGGACTTATATCTATAGGATGGGATCCAGGTTTATTTTCTCTAAATCGTATATTATCAGAAGCTGTTCTTCCAAATGGTAAGGATTATACATTCTGGGGAACTGGAGTAAGCCAAGGTCATTCAGATGCTATAAGAAGAGTTGAAGGTGTTAAAAATGGAGTACAATACACAGTACCTGTGAAAAATGCAATAGAAAGAGCTCGTTCTGGGGAAAATCCTGAACTTGCTGTAAGTGAAAAACATAATCGTGTATGCTATGTAGTTCCAGAAGAAGGAGCAGACACTAAAAAGATAGAAGAAGAAATAAAGAATATGCCAAACTATTTTGCAGATTATGATACAGAAGTTCATTTTGTAACTGAAGATGTTTTAAAATCTCAACACTCAGGAATGCCACATGGTGGATTTGTTATAAGAACTGGAAATACATCAGATGGAAATAATCAAAGAATAGAATTTAGTTTAAAACTTAGTAGTAATCCTCAATTTACAGCAAGTGTTATAGTTGCTTATGCAAGAGCTGTATACAGACTTTCAAAAGAAGGTAAAAAAGGAGCTCATACAATATTTGATATTCCATTATCATATATATCACCTAAATCACCAGAAGAGTTAAGAGCGGAATTATTATAA
- a CDS encoding peptide ABC transporter substrate-binding protein produces MKKKLYIYLVVVLLFIGLFIEKGCITKKVYNENVRDYLVYSVNSMPQDLLLLDDNSIRKKDLQIALFDGLVSMDEKGKIVPSLASSWSVSKDKLSYTFKIREDARWSNGEKIAPQDFVEFFSRILKEKDNTYAHELQCIFGVKEYLEGEKSFQQVAINPGKDNTLEIRLNYPCDDFIKILSKPVFTLKRNFYNLKNWRSEYKNIDYSGAFFIENIYDDGEISLKKNNMYWDEKNVVSNRIHIKESKVMASTLAQYKSNRVDVFCDYNVLQNGDIEDEKKYTKQLIGDGISLNFNLNKDNFVKDIKFRKAIKCAVDKEEIKKELGEVFKETYGYLPNSSLNSTNRSYNIKSAEELLKDSKYNGEVVKIVYANNEDNNKKVINSIEKNLKKAKVNVDIQGYSKQELKNIIDKGNYDIALLNYSGDSTMPLTYLEKWISNSKQNLFGYKNINFDNCILKAKVSENKLESQKKFNEGEKVILEDIATIPIGVYKFIVCRKEYVEGLEVNSRGNVILKKAYILDKNKTSH; encoded by the coding sequence ATGAAAAAAAAATTATATATATATTTAGTAGTTGTACTTTTATTTATTGGATTATTTATAGAAAAAGGATGTATAACTAAAAAAGTATATAATGAAAATGTGAGAGATTATTTAGTTTACAGTGTAAATTCTATGCCACAAGATTTATTGTTATTGGATGACAATAGTATACGTAAGAAAGATTTGCAAATAGCACTCTTTGATGGACTTGTATCAATGGATGAGAAAGGCAAAATAGTGCCTAGTCTTGCAAGTAGTTGGAGTGTATCTAAAGATAAATTAAGTTATACATTTAAAATAAGAGAAGATGCAAGGTGGAGCAATGGAGAAAAAATAGCACCACAAGATTTTGTGGAATTTTTTTCGAGAATTTTAAAAGAAAAAGATAATACATATGCACATGAGCTTCAATGCATTTTTGGGGTGAAAGAGTATTTAGAAGGCGAGAAAAGTTTTCAGCAAGTTGCTATAAATCCAGGAAAAGATAATACATTAGAAATTAGATTAAATTATCCATGTGATGATTTTATTAAAATATTAAGTAAACCTGTTTTTACATTAAAGCGAAATTTTTATAATTTAAAAAATTGGAGAAGTGAATATAAAAACATAGATTATTCCGGAGCTTTCTTTATAGAAAATATATATGATGATGGAGAAATAAGTTTAAAAAAGAATAATATGTATTGGGATGAAAAGAATGTAGTTAGTAATAGAATACATATAAAAGAAAGTAAAGTTATGGCTTCTACTTTGGCTCAATATAAATCAAATAGGGTAGATGTATTTTGTGATTATAATGTATTACAAAATGGAGATATAGAAGATGAAAAAAAATATACAAAACAACTAATAGGTGATGGAATAAGCTTAAATTTTAATTTAAACAAAGATAATTTTGTGAAAGATATTAAGTTTAGAAAAGCAATAAAATGTGCTGTAGATAAAGAGGAAATAAAAAAAGAACTAGGAGAAGTATTTAAGGAAACCTACGGTTATTTACCTAATTCCAGTTTAAATTCTACTAATAGAAGTTATAATATAAAAAGTGCAGAAGAACTTTTAAAGGATAGTAAATACAATGGAGAAGTAGTAAAGATTGTTTATGCAAATAATGAAGACAACAATAAAAAAGTCATAAATTCTATTGAAAAAAATTTAAAAAAAGCAAAAGTAAATGTAGATATTCAGGGATACTCTAAACAAGAATTAAAAAATATTATTGATAAAGGTAATTATGATATAGCTTTACTTAACTACAGTGGAGACTCTACAATGCCACTAACTTATTTAGAAAAGTGGATTAGTAATTCTAAACAAAATTTATTTGGATATAAGAATATAAATTTTGATAATTGTATCTTGAAGGCAAAAGTAAGTGAAAATAAATTAGAATCTCAAAAGAAATTTAATGAAGGAGAAAAAGTTATTTTAGAGGACATAGCTACAATTCCAATAGGAGTTTATAAATTTATTGTGTGCAGAAAAGAATATGTTGAAGGATTAGAGGTAAATAGTAGAGGAAATGTTATCTTAAAAAAAGCCTACATCTTGGATAAAAATAAAACTTCCCATTAA